From the bacterium genome, the window ACCAGGGATTGCAGTCGTTAATATTGACAATGGATTTGGAGCAGGTTATTTGGCTAGTGTAATTAACCAGATGAACCTAAAATGATTGCATATTTTGATTGCTTTTCTGGTATAAGTGGAGATATGATATTAGGCTCTTTGGTTGATGCAGGTTTTTCTCTTATAGAATTAAAGAAAGAACTCAAAAAATTACTTATTCCAGGGTATAGGATTGAGTCAAAAAGGGCGCCAAGAAATGGAATTTTGGGGACACAGGTAAAAATAATTGTATCGTCCAGTTACAAGGCTGAGAAAGTTCATCGCAAGTTAGAAGACATAATTTCTCTTATTAATAGGAGTGGATTAGGCAACGATATTAAGAGTAAAAGTAAAGAAATATTCAGTAGAATTGCAATTGTAGAAGCAAAAATCCATAATAAGCAAGTAGAGGACATCCATTTTCATGAGGTAGGGGCAGTGGACTCAATAATAGATGTTATTGGAGCATTGATTGGTATAAAGTACCTTGGCATTGAAAAGGTCTACTCTTCTCCACTGAATCTTGGTACAGGTTTTGTTAAATGCAGTCATGGTATACTTCCAGTACCAGCACCAGCGACTGCAGAGCTTATCAAGGGTATACCTATTTACTCTACTGGTATAAATAGTGAACTTGTCACTCCAACCGGAGCTGCTATTATTACCAGTTTAGCAGAAAAGTTTGGTGAAATGCCACTGATGAGAGTGGAGAAAGTTGGGTATGGGATAGGAGGTAAGGAACTTAGAATACCTAATATGTTGAGAGTTTTTATAGGCAATAAAATAGAGAAATTACAGGAAGATATGGTTAGTCTTATTGAGACCAACATAGATGATATGAATCCGCAGTTTTACGATTATGTGATAGAAGAGCTGTTCAATAATGGGGCAAAAGATGTATATATCACTCCAATCTATATGAAGAAGAATAGACCTAGTATAATACTATCTGTGATTTCGCCTATTGATAAAGTTAATGAACTCACTGCCATTATTTTTAAGCACACAACTACTATGGGAGTGAGAGTTACTGAAATGGTAAAAAGAGAAAAATTAGTAAGAAAGATCAAAAAGGTAGTTACTAAGTTTGGTAATATTAAAGTCAAAATCGGTATCTTTGGTAATAAAGTAGTTAAAATCCTACCAGAGTATGAAGATTGCAAAAGGATTGCTAAAACTGAAAAAATCTCAATCAACGATGTTTATAATGAAGCTTTAAGAGTAACTCAAAATAAACTATGGACCCGAGATATCAAGAAATAGAGACTAAACTTTTAAAATTAAAGAACTCAATCAAGAATATGGGTAAGCTTGTAGTAGCCTATTCTGGTGGAGTAGACAGTACTTTTCTTGTCAAGGTTGCAAAAGATGTGTTAAATGATAATCTGATAGCAGTGACTGCTAAATCAATGACATATCCTCTACGTGAATTTAAAGAAGCAAGAAAAGTTGCTAAATTACTGGGAGTGAGACATATTGCAATTGAGACAGATGAATTAAATCTACCCGAGTTTGTGAATAATACTATTGAGAGATGTTACTATTGTAAGAAGGAGCTTTTCACAAAATTAAAGGAGATATCTACAAGAGAAAAAATATTATGGGTTGCAGATGGTACAAATTTTGACGATATAAATGACTTCAGACCCGGTCTGCGTGTACTAAAAGAACTAAAAATTATGAGTCCATTGAAAGAAGCGGGATTAACAAAGGCAGAAATACGTATGCTTTCCAAAGAAATGAACCTTCCAACTTGGGCCAAACCATCATTTGCATGTCTTGCTTCAAGATTTCCTTACGGTGAAAAAATTACTCGAGAGAATCTACAAATTGTAGCCAGTGCAGAGGACTATTTAATTGGGTTAGGTATCAAACAAATTCGTGTAAGACACCACTGCAACTTAGCTCGTATTGAAGTTGGAAGTCCTGGTGATATTATTTTATTCGCTAAATCACAATTCCGTGAACAAGTTATAAAGAAGTTAAAGAGCCTCGGGTACACTTATGTGACGTTGGATTTAGAAGGCTATAGGACGGGTAGTATGAATGAAGCATTATGATGGGACTTTCAAATTATCTAAACCCAGAGCAGGTAAAAGCTGTCACCAAAACTGATGGCTATTTGCTTATTCTTGCAGGTGCTGGTAGTGGCAAGACTCGGGTACTTACTTATAAGGTAGCGTGGCTTATTGGCGAACTTAAAGTAAAGCCACAGGAAATATTAGCTGTTACATTTACTAATAAGGCAGCTGAAGAGATGCGTACAAGAGTTGAGAAACTTATAGGTGCAATTGCAAAGAGAGTATTGATTAGCACTTTTCATTCATTTTGTGCGAGAGTGCTTAGAAAGTATGGAGACTTACTTGGTTATTCACGCAACTTTATAATATATGATGCTGATGATTCTAAGAGGTTAATAAAACATATTCTTAAGGAGAATAGAATGAAACTCAAGCTGTCACCTCAATGTATTGCAGAAAAGATAAGCAAGGCTAAAAATAACTTCATCTTACCTGAAGACTATCCTACCGTTGATTTTCAATCTCCAAGTATAAAAGAAGTATATAGGCTTTATCAGACTGCTCTGAAGTCAAACAATGCTATGGATTTTGACGATTTACTTATAAACGTATACAAGGTTATCAAAAAAAGTAAAGAGGCTATAGAAAGATTTTCATTTAAGTATATACTTGTAGATGAGTATCAGGATACTAATAGAGTCCAATATGAATTACTTAAGTTACTATCGGCAAAGCATGGCAACCTCACTGTAGTAGGGGATGAGGACCAGTCAATTTATGGATTTAGGGGTGCCGATATTGGAAACATACTGCATTTTAATCGTGATTTTCCTGATGTCTCTATAATTAGACTTGAAAAAAGTTATCGTTCAACTCAAACAATTTTAAGAGCTGCGTCACAGGTAGTTAAGAATAATACTTTGAGGCTTGGAAAAGAGTTATGGACTATGAATACAACTGGGGAGAAGATTTCACTTTTTGTAGCACATGATGCAAATGAGGAAGCATATGAAATTGTCAATACAATCAAAAGATACAACAGACCGCTTAGTGATTTTGTAGTCCTATATCGCACAAATGCTCAATCAAGGGCTATTGAAGAGGCATTTCGGCGTTCCAATATTCCATATACGATCGT encodes:
- the larC gene encoding nickel pincer cofactor biosynthesis protein LarC; its protein translation is MIAYFDCFSGISGDMILGSLVDAGFSLIELKKELKKLLIPGYRIESKRAPRNGILGTQVKIIVSSSYKAEKVHRKLEDIISLINRSGLGNDIKSKSKEIFSRIAIVEAKIHNKQVEDIHFHEVGAVDSIIDVIGALIGIKYLGIEKVYSSPLNLGTGFVKCSHGILPVPAPATAELIKGIPIYSTGINSELVTPTGAAIITSLAEKFGEMPLMRVEKVGYGIGGKELRIPNMLRVFIGNKIEKLQEDMVSLIETNIDDMNPQFYDYVIEELFNNGAKDVYITPIYMKKNRPSIILSVISPIDKVNELTAIIFKHTTTMGVRVTEMVKREKLVRKIKKVVTKFGNIKVKIGIFGNKVVKILPEYEDCKRIAKTEKISINDVYNEALRVTQNKLWTRDIKK
- the larE gene encoding ATP-dependent sacrificial sulfur transferase LarE → MDPRYQEIETKLLKLKNSIKNMGKLVVAYSGGVDSTFLVKVAKDVLNDNLIAVTAKSMTYPLREFKEARKVAKLLGVRHIAIETDELNLPEFVNNTIERCYYCKKELFTKLKEISTREKILWVADGTNFDDINDFRPGLRVLKELKIMSPLKEAGLTKAEIRMLSKEMNLPTWAKPSFACLASRFPYGEKITRENLQIVASAEDYLIGLGIKQIRVRHHCNLARIEVGSPGDIILFAKSQFREQVIKKLKSLGYTYVTLDLEGYRTGSMNEAL
- a CDS encoding UvrD-helicase domain-containing protein codes for the protein MMGLSNYLNPEQVKAVTKTDGYLLILAGAGSGKTRVLTYKVAWLIGELKVKPQEILAVTFTNKAAEEMRTRVEKLIGAIAKRVLISTFHSFCARVLRKYGDLLGYSRNFIIYDADDSKRLIKHILKENRMKLKLSPQCIAEKISKAKNNFILPEDYPTVDFQSPSIKEVYRLYQTALKSNNAMDFDDLLINVYKVIKKSKEAIERFSFKYILVDEYQDTNRVQYELLKLLSAKHGNLTVVGDEDQSIYGFRGADIGNILHFNRDFPDVSIIRLEKSYRSTQTILRAASQVVKNNTLRLGKELWTMNTTGEKISLFVAHDANEEAYEIVNTIKRYNRPLSDFVVLYRTNAQSRAIEEAFRRSNIPYTIVGSIRFYERKEIKDVLAYLRLIVNPNDLVSFERIINVPPRGIGPKTFEVLTQFAEHKVMPVYSALREVDSIEGIASSKKVVLHKFYNLIEKYKRKSNKPANLIKDILYDTGYLDMLKQEGTFEVESKLENIDELISGSSKYETLTDFLETVSLFTDIDEWDHTQPMVTLMTVHNAKGLEFPIVFITGLEECLFPHSSSFYDEVELEEERRLFYVGLTRAKEKVHLSYAQNRRFGLSFPSRFIKEIPIELIETSWVLLPVKERLQTVRGYRSYGY